A single genomic interval of Penaeus vannamei isolate JL-2024 chromosome 21, ASM4276789v1, whole genome shotgun sequence harbors:
- the LOC113817339 gene encoding AP-4 complex subunit beta-1 — protein MASVLPEKRKMLTKMVSKEPMATSDVVELMASHDTLVKKITCYHVADQCSQNADLALLTANLLLKDTSDANPTVRSASISALAALPGIEESSVRAITTALSDQAAMVRRAGAVACMRLHSHAPQVVLECGLVNALYEGIRDSDPIVITNCILALDTILNNEGGIVVNKNIAHYLLGRVMQFSDCNAVYVLTLLLRYTPKNEEEIFAMLNALDEILTSKTPAVLIASVKLFLHLTKDHQHLKKDMLELIHAPVCKILSRNIPETSFLMVEFLQTLGDIREVFGSHYKYFLVRSKDPGYLKTQKLKVLPLVSTDSNVCQLIEEVKPFCSDYQSFREAISCLGKLALMNSAAYKMCLSTLEALLDVPTERVVVAALECLLTIISPDLVMENVTPAMNSKVEVLEGAVAKSEPQGEDINQLTEKAKQKLKIGPLRELPDLPKELITAVTRAISRSTVQEAAPTLVLHALGTLAAYIDTSHDIVESISPLSLAAASTHADLVTCAARVFLARPAQMQLILSAILTRALKTPGPPASRAALVYGALMEGPENAAYLLRAFTKCSCPSSEEQTA, from the exons ATGGCTTCAGTTTTaccagaaaagaggaagatgttgACGAAG ATGGTAAGCAAGGAGCCTATGGCAACGAGCGATGTTGTGGAGTTGATGGCATCACATGACACACTTGTCAAGAAAATTACTTGCTACCACGTTGCAGACCA GTGTTCACAAAATGCTGACTTAGCACTCTTGACTGCAAACCTGCTCCTTAAGGATACATCTGATGCCAACCCAACTGTACGCAGTGCCAGCATATCTGCCTTGGCAGCTCTGCCTGGCATTGAAGAGAGCTCTGTCAGGGCTATTACAACTGCCTTGTCAGACCAAGCAGCTATG GTACGCAGAGCTGGAGCAGTAGCATGTATGAGACTCCATAGTCATGCTCCTCAGGTTGTGCTAGAGTGTGGCCTAGTCAATGCCTTGTATGAAGGCATAAGAGATTCAGACCCAATAGTCATAACCAATTGCATACTTGCCCTAGACACCATCCTCAACAATGAGGGAGGTATAGTTGTCAACAAAAATATTGCACACTACCTTCTCGGGAGAGTGATGCAGTTCTCAGACTGCAATGCTGTATATGTATTGACCTTGTTGCTCAG GTATACGccaaaaaacgaagaagagattTTTGCCATGCTTAATGCCTTAGATGAGATACTAACCTCCAAAACCCCAGCCGTACTTATTGCTTCTGTGAAGCTCTTCCTTCATCTAACAAAAGATCATCAGCATCTGAAGAAGGATATGCTTGAGCTGATACATGCTCCTGTTTGCAAAATCCTCAGCAGAAACATTCCTGAGACATCCTTCTTGATGGTAGAGTTCTTGCAGACACTAGGAGACATCAGGGAAGTTTTTGGGTCACATTATAAGTATTTCTTGGTCAGGTCTAAAGACCCAGGTTACCTTAAAACACAGAAGCTCAAAGTACTGCCTCTAGTTAGCACAGATTCCAATGTGTGCCAACTTATAGAGGAAGTGAAACCATTCTGCAGTGATTACCAGAGTTTTCGTGAAGCAATCAGTTGCTTAGGAAAGCTAGCTTTGATGAATAGCGCTGCTTACAAGATGTGTCTTTCTACACTTGAAGCTCTTCTTGATGTACCTACAGAGAGGGTAGTGGTTGCTGCCTTGGAGTGCCTTTTAACCATCATTTCTCCAGATTTAGTGATGGAAAATGTGACCCCAGCAATGAACAGCAAAGTGGAGGTCCTTGAGGGTGCAGTTGCCAAGAGTGAGCCCCAGGGAGAGGACATTAATCAACTTAcagaaaaagcaaagcaaaagctCAAAATTGGACCCTTGAGGGAACTGCCAGACCTGCCAAAAGAACTCATAACAGCAGTAACTCGAGCGATATCAAGGAGTACAGTCCAAGAAGCTGCCCCTACTTTAGTTCTGCATGCACTAGGAACATTGGCTGCTTATATAGACACATCTCATGATATTGTGGAAAGTATATCTCCCCTTTCATTAGCAGCTGCATCAACTCATGCTGATTTAGTCACCTGTGCAGCGCGTGTCTTTCTCGCTCGACCAGCACAGATGCAGCTTATTCTATCAGCAATTCTCACAAGAGCTCTCAAGACCCCAGGGCCACCAGCCTCTCGTGCAGCCTTAGTGTATGGGGCACTTATGGAAGGCCCTGAAAATGCAGCTTATCTCCTCAGAGCTTTTACCAAGTGCAGCTGCCCATCCTCAGAGGAACAGACTGCGTAA